One genomic window of Cannabis sativa cultivar Pink pepper isolate KNU-18-1 chromosome 2, ASM2916894v1, whole genome shotgun sequence includes the following:
- the LOC115720690 gene encoding uncharacterized protein LOC115720690: MASLFRLKNFNLTFVVLCPTLLLIFHPITATDVKHCDNKIDYAIKVHGVEISPDPVIIGKPVSFIISASTGQDIPGGKVVIKVSYFGLQVHTETHNLCEEISCPIAAGNFVLSHSQTLPGFAPPGSYTLKMTMENKNQLLTCIKFNFKISLFPVSDN, from the exons ATGGCTTCACTGTTTCGCTTGAAGAATTTTAACCTCACCTTTGTTGTGCTCTGCCCCACTCTTTTGCTGATTTTTCATCCAATTACAGCTACCGATGTCAAACACTGTG ATAATAAAATTGACTATGCTATTAAGGTCCATGGAGTAGAGATTTCCCCTGATCCTGTGATAATAGGCAAGCCAGTTAGCTTCATTATATCAGCCTCAACAG GTCAAGATATCCCTGGGGGAAAAGTAGTGATCAAAGTTTCTTATTTTGGACTGCAAGTACATACAGAAACCCACAATCTGTGCGAGGAGATTTCCTGTCCTATTGCAGCTGGAAACTTTGTGCTCTCCCACTCTCAAACTTTACCTGGATTTGCTCCACCT GGCTCCTACACTCTGAAGATGACAAtggaaaataaaaatcaattgtTGACTTGTATAAAGTTCAATTTCAAAATCAGCCTATTTCCTGTCTCTGATAATTAA